The Mycolicibacterium brumae DNA window CACGCCCCGATCGGCAGCGCCGCGTCCGGGTCGCCACCCTGGGCGCGGATCAGCGCGCGGTAGGCGTCCATCGCGGAGCCGTCGGCCAGGGTGTCGGCGGGGTCGCGGCCGTCGAGGCCGGCCAGATCCAGCATCTCCGCGGCCAGCGCCAGGGTCAGCTCCACCACGTCGTCGGGCCCGCCGCCGGCGAGCACCTCGACGGATTCGGCGATCTCGACGGCGTTGCCGACCATCCGCCCGAGCGGGACGGACATGTCGGTGAGCAGGGCGCGGGTCGGCACCCCGTAGCCGGCGCCGAGTTCGACCATGGTGGCTGCCAGCGCGGCGGCTTCCTCCGGGTCGGTGAGGAACGCCCCAGAGCCGGATTTGACGTCCAGCACCAGCGATTCGGCGCCCTCGGCGAGTTTCTTGCTCATGATCGACGAGGCGATCAGCGGCAGCGAATCGACGGTGGCGGTGATGTCGCGCAGCGCATAGAGCTTGCGGTCGGCCGGGGCGAGCTCGCCGGCGGCGAAGATGGCCGCCCCGACCTGCCCCAGCTGCGCCCGGATGGCGGCGACGCTGAGCTCGCCGGAGAACCCGGGGATGGACTCCAGTTTGTCCAGCGTGCCACCGGTGTGCCCGAGGCCGCGTCCGGAGGCCTGCGGCACCGTCCCGCCGCAGGCGACGATGATCGGCGCCAGCGGGATGGTGATCTTGTCGCCCACCCCGCCGGTGGAGTGCTTGTCGACCAGCCGGACCCGGGCGCCGTCGCGGCGCAGGTCGGAGAAGTCCAGCCGCGGTCCGGAGTTGATCATCGCGGCGGTCCAGCGGGTGATCTCCCCGCCGGTCATGCCGCGCAGGAAGATCGCCATCAGCAGGGCGGCCATCTGCTCGTCGCCGACCTCGCCGCGGGTGTAGGCGCCGATCACCCAATCGATGGCGTCGTCCGACAGTCGCCCGCCGTCGCGCTTGGCCTTGATGACCGTCGGCGCGTCGAATCCCGTCATCAGCTCCGCCCTCTGTCCGCCTCGTTCGCTCGCGGAAAAGCATTGCTCGCTCATCGGCGGGCCACCCGGGCCAGGTCGTCGGGGCCGAACGCCTCGGGCAGCAACTCCCCGAGCGGCCGGGGCCCGGCGGGGGTGTCGATCAGCAGGTCCGGGCCGCCGTGCTCGTAAAGCACTTGGCGGCAGCGCCCACACGGCAGCAGCGCGTGTCCGTCGGCGTCCACGCAGGCCAGCGCCAGCAGGCGTCGGCTGCCCTCGCCGGCAAACAACGCGCAGACCACGGCGCACTCGGCGCACAGGCCCAAACCATATGAGACATTCTCCACATTGGTCCCAGTGACCACACGGCCGTCGGCTGCCAGTGCGGCCGCGCCGACCGGGAACGCCGAATACGGCGCGTACGCCCGCGTTGAGGCTTGGATTGCGTTGTCCCGCAATACTTTCCAGTCGATCGATGGATCGGTTCCGGTCATCGGTCGCTCCGCTCTGAATGCATTCCGAGCGCGCATGCTACGCGCGGGTAATAAAGGGTAGGCAAACCTTTTCCCTTGACGCCCAGGTAGATAGACATATCCATTCGGTTGGTTACTGGCCAACGAAAAGGATTAGAGTCCAACAGACGGTTGTTCCGGACATCAAGCCCTCGCGCCGGAAATCTCGCGAACACCGCCTCGCCGGCCCGGGCAGCCCCGACCGGCGACCACCGATGACGTTGGAGGCGCTGATGACAACAGCGGCACCGGCCGAGCCCGCAAAGGCGGGCCCCCGACGCCGACGCACCCTGTATCGCGGCGATCCGGGCATGTGGTCCTGGGTCCTGCACCGCATCACGGGTGCGACCATCTTCTTCTTCCTGGTCGTGCATGTGCTCGACACCGCCCTGGTCCGGGTCAGCCCGGAGGCCTACAACGCCGTCGTCGCGACCTACAAGACCATCCCCGTCGGCCTGATGGAGATCGGCCTGGTCGCCGCCGTGCTGTTCCACGCGTTCAACGGTATCCGGCTCATCCTGATCGACTTCTGGGCCGAGGGTCCGCGTCACCAGAAGAAGATGCTCGTCATCGTGGCGGCGGTCTGGCTGCTGCTGATGGTGCCGGCGCTGGTCACCCTCGGAATGCACATGGCAGAAAGGTTCCTCTAAATGAGCACGCCGTGGAGCCCGCATCACCGCGAGGGCCGCATCGCCCCGGTGCTGGAGAAGGAATTCGACCGGCCGGCCGCTCTGGACCACCCGCGCGCCCCGCGCAAACCGCGCGGCATCCCGTACTTCGAGAAGTACGCGTGGCTGTTCATGCGGTTCTCCGGGGTCGCCCTGGTCTTCCTGGTCATCGGCCACCTGTTCATCATGCTGATGTGGTCCGACGGCGTGTACCGGATCGACTTCAACTACGTCGCCGAGCGCTGGGCCTCGCCGTTCTGGCAGATCTGGGACATGTCGCTGCTGTGGCTGGCGATGGTGCACGGCGCCAACGGCATGCGCACCATCATCGGCGACTACGCCCGCAAGAACACCACCAAGTTCTGGCTGAACTCGGTGTTGCTGCTGGTCACCGGCTTCACCTTGGTGCTGGGCAGCTACGTCCTGGTGACGTTCAACCCGAACATCTAACCCTCGGAGGGGACACTCGATGATCCAGGAACACCGCTACGACGTCGTCATCGTGGGCGCCGGAGGCGCCGGGATGCGCGCCGCCGTGGAGGCCGGCCCCCGGGTCCGCACCGCCGTGCTGACCAAGCTCTACCCGACCCGCAGCCACACCGGCGCGGCCCAGGGCGGCATGTGCGCCGCGCTGGCGAATGTCGAGGAAGACAACTGGGAGTGGCACACCTTCGACACCGTCAAGGGTGGCGATTACCTCGCCGACCAGGACGCCGTCGAGATCATGTGCAAGGAAGCCATCGACGCGGTGCTGGACCTGGAGAAGATGGGGATGCCGTTCAACCGCACCCCCGAGGGCCGCATCGACCAGCGCCGATTCGGCGGCCACACCCGTGACCACGGCAAGGCCCCGGTGCGCCGGGCCTGTTACGCCGCCGACCGCACCGGCCACATGATCCTGCAGACGCTGTACCAAAACTGCGTCAAGCACGACGTGCAGTTCTTCAACGAGTTCTACGCGCTGGACCTGGTGCTCACCGACACCCCGTCCGGCCCGGTGGCCACCGGCGTCATCGCCTACGAGCTCGCCACCGGCGACATCCACATCTTCGCCGCCAAGGCGATCGTGTTCGCCACCGGCGGGTCGGGCCGGATGTACAAGACCACCTCCAACGCGCACACTCTGACCGGCGACGGCCTGGGCATCGTGTTCCGCAAGGGACTGCCGCTGGAGGACATGGAGTTCCACCAGTTCCACCCGACCGGCCTGGCCGGACTGGGCATCCTGATCTCCGAGGCGGTGCGCGGCGAGGGCGGCCGCCTGCTCAACGCCGACGGCGAGCGGTTCATGGAGCGCTACGCCCCCACCATCGTCGATCTGGCCCCCCGCGACATCGTGGCCCGCTCGATGGTGCTGGAAGTGCTCGAAGGCCGCGGCGCCGGGCCGAACAAGGACTACGTCTACATCGACGTGCGCCACCTCGGCGAGGACGTGCTGGAGGCCAAACTCCCCGACATCACCGAGTTCGCCCGCACCTACCTCGGCGTCGACCCCGTCACCGAACTGGTGCCGGTCTACCCGACCTGCCACTACGTGATGGGTGGCATCCCCACCAACGTGGCCGGACAGGTGTTGCGCGACAACAACAATGTCGTGCCGGGCCTGTACGCGGCCGGCGAGTGCGCCTGCGTCTCGGTGCACGGCGCGAACCGGCTTGGCACCAACTCGCTGCTGGACATCAACGTGTTCGGCCGCCGGGCCGGCATCGCGGCGGCGAAGTACGCCGAGAGCCACGACTTCGTCGAGATGCCGCCGGAACCGGCCGACATGGTCATCAACTGGGTCGGCGACATCCTCAGCGACCACGGCCACGAGCGGGTCGCCGACATCCGGACCGCCCTGCAGCAGTCGATGGACAACAACGCCGCGGTGTTCCGCACCGAGGAGACCCTCAAGCAGGCGCTCACCGATATCCACGCGCTCAAGGAGCGCTACTCCCGGATCACGGTGCACGACAAGGGCAAACGCTTCAACTCCGATCTGCTGGAGGCCATCGAACTGGGCTTCCTGCTGGAGCTGGCCGAGGTCACCGTCATCGGCGCGCTGACCCGCAAGGAGTCCCGCGGCGGACACGCCCGCGAGGACTACCCCAACCGCGACGACGTCAACTTCATGCGCCACACCATGGCGTACAAGGAAGGTTCCGACCTGCTGTCCGACATCCGGCTGGACTACAAGCCCGTCGTCCAGACCCGGTACGAGCCGATGGAGCGGAAGTACTGATGAGCGCACCAGTTCTCGACAAACCCGAAGCCGGCGATCCCCCGCTGCCGCCCGTGCCCGACGGCGCGGTGATGGTCACGCTGAAGATCGCCCGGTTCAACCCCGAGGATCCCGACGCCGCCGGCTTCCAGAGTTACCGGGTGCCGTGCCTGCCCAGTGACCGGCTGCTGAACCTGCTGCTGTATGTGAAGGGCTACCTGGACGGCACGCTGACGTTCCGCCGGTCCTGCGCGCACGGCGTGTGCGGCTCGGATGCCATGCGGATCAACGGCGTGAACCGGCTGGCCTGCAAGGTGCTGATGCGAGACCTGCTGCCCAAGAACAACAAACCGCTGACCATCACCATCGAGCCGATCCGCGGGCTGCCCGTGGAGAAGGACCTGGTGGTCAACATGGAGCCGTTCTTCGACGCCTTCCGCGCGGTGAAGCCGTACCTGATCACCACCGGCAACGCCCCGACCCGCGAGCGCATCCAGTCCCAGACCGACCGGGCCCGCTTCGACGACACCACCAAGTGCATCCTGTGCGCCTGCTGCACCACCAGCTGCCCGGTGTACTGGAACGAAGGCTCCTACTTCGGCCCGGCCGCCATCGTCAACGCGCACCGGTTCATCTTCGATTCGCGCGACGAGGCCGCCGCCGAGCGGCTCGACATCCTCAACGAGGTCGACGGGGTGTGGCGCTGCCGCACCACCTTCAACTGCACCGACGCCTGCCCCCGCGGCATCCAGGTGACCAAGGCGATCCAGGAGGTCAAGCGGGCGCTGATGTTCGCCCGCTGACGACCGAGGTCGACGAAGGAGACCGAGGGAGGAAGCGGGCGATCTGGTGCTGCCCGCTGACGAGCGAGGTCGAAGCCGGCGCCGCCCGCTGACGCCCCTTCGCCCACTGACGAGCGCCGCTTTTTGCACGAGCGCCACTTTCCGCCCACCCCGTCCTGGGGAAACACGTGCGAGAAGCGGCGCTCGTGCAATAAGCGGCGCTCGTGAAGCTTCCCAGGGTCGGTTCCAGCCCGCGACCTCCAAACCTCCACATTCGCACCGCTCCCCGGTGAGAATGTCGGACATGTCCGCTATCACCGATCTGCTCGACGCGAGCCGCATCGCGCTCGACGTCGACGCCCCGGACTGGCAGTCCGCCATCCGCGCCGCCGGGGCCCTGTTGGAACACGACGGCGTCGCCGAGCAGGCCTACACCGACTCGATGATCGAAAACGTCGAGACCAACGGCCCCTACATCGTCGTCGCGCCGGGTTTCGCGTTCGCGCACGCCCGGCCGTCGGAGGCCGTGCGCCGCACCGGGATGTCCTGGATCCGACTGGCGTCCCCGGTCGCGTTCGGGCACAAGAGCAATGACCCGGTCACGCTGGTGGTGGCGCTGGCCGCCACCGACACCGGCGCCCACAACAAGGCGATGGCCGAGCTGGCAAAACTGTTGGGCGACAAGACCCGTCGCGCCAAGCTCGACACCGCCGCCACCCCCGAGGAACTCCTCCAGGTGATCGCCGGTGAGCCGGAGCCCGCGACCGTGCCCGTCGTGCCGACCGAACCCGATGTGGGCGGGCGCCGCACCAACAACCTGATCCTCACCGTCTGCGGAAATGGCCTGGGCACCAGCCTGTTTCTGAAAAACACCCTGGAGCAGGTGCTGACCGCGTGGGGCTGGTCGCCGTTCTTGACCGTCGAGGCCACCGACACCATCTCGGCCAAGGGCAAGGCCAAGGACGCCGACCTGATCCTCACCTCCGGCGAAATCGCCCGGACCCTCGGCGATGTGGGCGTGCCAGTCCGAGTGATCGAGAACTTCACCTCCACCGCCGAGATCGACGCGGCGCTGCGCGAGTCCTACGACGTCTAAGGAGCCCGGAAATGGGATGGCTTGCCAGCTTCGCCGAATTCATCGTCAACGAGATCCTGGCGGTTCCCGCCTACCTGATCGGCATCATCACCGCCGTCGGCCTGATCGCGCTGCGCAAGTCCACCGGCCAGGTGATCGGCGGCGCGCTGAAGGCC harbors:
- a CDS encoding thymidine phosphorylase, with product MTGFDAPTVIKAKRDGGRLSDDAIDWVIGAYTRGEVGDEQMAALLMAIFLRGMTGGEITRWTAAMINSGPRLDFSDLRRDGARVRLVDKHSTGGVGDKITIPLAPIIVACGGTVPQASGRGLGHTGGTLDKLESIPGFSGELSVAAIRAQLGQVGAAIFAAGELAPADRKLYALRDITATVDSLPLIASSIMSKKLAEGAESLVLDVKSGSGAFLTDPEEAAALAATMVELGAGYGVPTRALLTDMSVPLGRMVGNAVEIAESVEVLAGGGPDDVVELTLALAAEMLDLAGLDGRDPADTLADGSAMDAYRALIRAQGGDPDAALPIGACRETVTAGEAGVMGDIDALAVGMAVWRLGAGRTVPGAAVQAGAGLEIHRRPGEPVSAGQPLFTLFTDTAEKLGPALAELDGAWTVGQRPPPPRKLILGRVEEEKS
- a CDS encoding cytidine deaminase, which translates into the protein MTGTDPSIDWKVLRDNAIQASTRAYAPYSAFPVGAAALAADGRVVTGTNVENVSYGLGLCAECAVVCALFAGEGSRRLLALACVDADGHALLPCGRCRQVLYEHGGPDLLIDTPAGPRPLGELLPEAFGPDDLARVARR
- the sdhC gene encoding succinate dehydrogenase, cytochrome b556 subunit, with product MTTAAPAEPAKAGPRRRRTLYRGDPGMWSWVLHRITGATIFFFLVVHVLDTALVRVSPEAYNAVVATYKTIPVGLMEIGLVAAVLFHAFNGIRLILIDFWAEGPRHQKKMLVIVAAVWLLLMVPALVTLGMHMAERFL
- a CDS encoding succinate dehydrogenase hydrophobic membrane anchor subunit; amino-acid sequence: MSTPWSPHHREGRIAPVLEKEFDRPAALDHPRAPRKPRGIPYFEKYAWLFMRFSGVALVFLVIGHLFIMLMWSDGVYRIDFNYVAERWASPFWQIWDMSLLWLAMVHGANGMRTIIGDYARKNTTKFWLNSVLLLVTGFTLVLGSYVLVTFNPNI
- the sdhA gene encoding succinate dehydrogenase flavoprotein subunit, with the protein product MIQEHRYDVVIVGAGGAGMRAAVEAGPRVRTAVLTKLYPTRSHTGAAQGGMCAALANVEEDNWEWHTFDTVKGGDYLADQDAVEIMCKEAIDAVLDLEKMGMPFNRTPEGRIDQRRFGGHTRDHGKAPVRRACYAADRTGHMILQTLYQNCVKHDVQFFNEFYALDLVLTDTPSGPVATGVIAYELATGDIHIFAAKAIVFATGGSGRMYKTTSNAHTLTGDGLGIVFRKGLPLEDMEFHQFHPTGLAGLGILISEAVRGEGGRLLNADGERFMERYAPTIVDLAPRDIVARSMVLEVLEGRGAGPNKDYVYIDVRHLGEDVLEAKLPDITEFARTYLGVDPVTELVPVYPTCHYVMGGIPTNVAGQVLRDNNNVVPGLYAAGECACVSVHGANRLGTNSLLDINVFGRRAGIAAAKYAESHDFVEMPPEPADMVINWVGDILSDHGHERVADIRTALQQSMDNNAAVFRTEETLKQALTDIHALKERYSRITVHDKGKRFNSDLLEAIELGFLLELAEVTVIGALTRKESRGGHAREDYPNRDDVNFMRHTMAYKEGSDLLSDIRLDYKPVVQTRYEPMERKY
- a CDS encoding succinate dehydrogenase iron-sulfur subunit — its product is MSAPVLDKPEAGDPPLPPVPDGAVMVTLKIARFNPEDPDAAGFQSYRVPCLPSDRLLNLLLYVKGYLDGTLTFRRSCAHGVCGSDAMRINGVNRLACKVLMRDLLPKNNKPLTITIEPIRGLPVEKDLVVNMEPFFDAFRAVKPYLITTGNAPTRERIQSQTDRARFDDTTKCILCACCTTSCPVYWNEGSYFGPAAIVNAHRFIFDSRDEAAAERLDILNEVDGVWRCRTTFNCTDACPRGIQVTKAIQEVKRALMFAR
- a CDS encoding PTS sugar transporter subunit IIA — translated: MSAITDLLDASRIALDVDAPDWQSAIRAAGALLEHDGVAEQAYTDSMIENVETNGPYIVVAPGFAFAHARPSEAVRRTGMSWIRLASPVAFGHKSNDPVTLVVALAATDTGAHNKAMAELAKLLGDKTRRAKLDTAATPEELLQVIAGEPEPATVPVVPTEPDVGGRRTNNLILTVCGNGLGTSLFLKNTLEQVLTAWGWSPFLTVEATDTISAKGKAKDADLILTSGEIARTLGDVGVPVRVIENFTSTAEIDAALRESYDV